In Listeria cossartiae subsp. cossartiae, the DNA window GATTTTAGGTGTGAAATTAGGCTTTATCTCCGTACTTGTTTCGCATATTGCCTTTAGTATTCCGATTGTCGTGTTGATGATTTTGCCGAAGTTGCAAGAAATGAGCCCGACGCTAATGGATGCGGCGCGAGACTTAGGTGCAAGCCAGTGGCAAGTCCTTTCGAAAGTTATTTTGCCGTATATTATGCCAGGCGTTTTAGCTGGATTTTTCATGGCATTGACTTACTCGCTAGATGATTTTGCGGTGACATTCTTTGTAACAGGAAATGGCTTCTCGACTTTAGCTGTAGAAATTTATTCCCGAGCAAGACAAGGAATTTCGCTTTCTATCAATGCTTTATCGACACTGATTTTCCTATTCACAATTGTGCTAGTGATCGGTTATTACTTTATTAACCAACGCAATACAAGTAAAAATATTCGGACGGGGGCGACGAAAGAATGAAGCAACTGCTGAAAATTTTTGTACCAGTAATTGTTGTCGCACTTTTAATGATGTTACTTGCAACAACGATGAACCGTTCGGAGGGCTATGCTGGGAGTAATACGCTGACGATTTATAACTGGGGCGATTATATTGATCCATCGCTCATCACTAAATTTGAAGAAGAAACTGGCATCAAAGTCATTTACCAAACATTTGATTCTAATGAAGCGATGATGACGAAAATCGAGCAAGGTGGAACGACCTTTGATATTGCGGTGCCAAGTGATTACGCGATTAGTAAAATGAAAGAAGAAAATTTGCTAATTCCGCTTGATCATTCCAAACTACCAAATGAAAAATACCTTGATCCGCGTTTTATGGATTTGTCGTTTGATGATAATAATAAATATTCGATGCCTTATTTCTGGGGAACACTTGGCATTATTTATAATAAAGAAATGTTCCCGGATAAGAATTTCGATACGTGGAATGCGTTGTTTGATCCTGAATTGAAGAACCAAATCTTGCTGATTGATGGGGCTCGTGAGGTGATGGGGCTTGGGCTGAATAGTCTTGGCTACTCGCTGAACGATACGAATAAAGCCCACTTACAAGCTGCCAGAGATAAGCTAGAAACGATGACGCCGAATGTTAAAGCGATTGTTGGCGATGAGATTAAACTTCTTATGGCGGACAATGAGGCGGGAGTCGCGGTTACTTTCTCCGGTGAAGCAGCGGAAATGTTAAGTGAAAATGAAGACTTAGAATATGTTATTCCAAAAGACGGTTCCAATTTATGGTTCGATAATATGGTCATTCCAAAAACGGCGAAAAATGTTGATGGCGCGCATAAATTTATTAATTTCATGCTAAAACCAGAGAATGCCGCAATTAACGCCGAATATGTCGGCTACGCAACACCGAATGCCAAAGCGGTCCAATTGTTACCAAAAGAAATTTCCAGTGATGAACGTTTTTATCCGGATATGGACGAATTAAATAATTTGGAAGTATATGATAACCTCGGCAAACGAATGCTGTCGTATTATAATGAATTATTTTTGGAGTTTAAGATGTACCGGAAATAAAGTGCTTCTTCATTGAAACAAGATACTAAGGGTACAGTTTAAAGTATCTTTATGCTCTATTTTTCTTTTACTCGCTTATACTAAATAAATTGCGTGAAAATGTGTTTATTCTAGTGCATTCTTTTTAAAGTTAGAAAACTACTGTAATTAAAGCGATAAAATGCTACTTTAAGGAGGAATTTCATGGATAAATCTAATTTAACAATGTTTGGAGAGGAACTTATCACTTCCTCGCGAGATAGAAGTATTCGACATTTAAACTCCTTATTAAACCAAGAAATCAAAGCCCCCTCGCTACAAGACATTCAATATAAGCTTTCAACGATGAACGAAGAGGATAAGGAATTTATAAATCTTTTAGGAGTAATGATAGTTGATAATACGCTATTTAATATTTTAACGATGTTTGAGCAATCAGAAGACAAGTTAACTCTCTTAGCGAATCATGAAAACATTGTCGAAGCAAGTGACGGACTTGCTGGCGAGTTGTTTACTGAAGACGGTTGGATATCAAAATTCAGCCAGTTTCAATAATTTAGTGTTAAAGCTTAGTCATCTTTGTTTTTACAACAATGAAAAATATTTTCTGGTGAATGCTGTCTTAAAAATAAAGCCACCAGTATCTTCACACGAGTTCACACCAAAGTCAAAACACGAACATTAAGCAAATTACTTGTGGAATAGATCAGCTATCCGCTAAAATAATGTTACGCAATTTTTTTCGAAAAGGAGAAATGGTTATGACAAAGGAGAAAGTGTTATGGGGTTACGATGAAAAGACTGGACCAGAAATGTGGGGGCATATCTGTTCTGACTTTGAAATCGCGCATACTGGAAAGGCTCAATCGCCAGTAAATATCGAACAAGCTGACGTTGTAAAACTGAAACCATCAACAATGAAATTTTACTATAAAGAAACAGACTATACGATTAGAAGAATTGAACAATCGGTGCATGTTTTTCCGCATGACAAAGAACAAGGGTTACGCTTTAACGGCGAGTATTATCCACTTGTATCATTCCATGCACATATTCCAGCAGAGCATTTGCTTGACGGTTATATGTATCCGATTGAATGGCATTTTGTACATGAAAAACCAGACGGCACAACGCTTGTAATGAGTGCTTGGATGGAAATTGATAATACCAATAATGTCGAATTTAAAGATTTACCAACGTATTTCCCAGAAGTGTTCGCTGATTTTGAAACAGAACGGGAAATTACTTTAGATGTGAATGAATTTATGCCGGAAGAGCGTGTTTTCTATACGTACCAAGGTTCACGGACGACACCACCAACCGTGGAAGGCGTAACTTGGATCGTGTTGAAAAATGCGAAGACGCTTGGCCAAGAAGATTTCACTGAATTTGAAAAAGCAATTGGCAATACAAGTCGACCTGTGCAAGATTTAAATGGTCGCGAAATTACTTTTTACAACTAAAAAACTAGAAAGCCTCGCTCTAATCTTGTATAGTATAGACATAGATTCTGAGTGGAGGCTTCTTTTTATGTATGAAAAAGCGAGACAAATGATGATTGAAGCGCATAATGGACAAGTTCGCAAAATTACTGGTGAACCATATTTTTCGCACCCTTTAAATGTAGCGAGAATTTTGCGCCGGGCGGGTTTCCGCGAAGAAGTCGTTGTCGCTGGTTTGTTGCATGATGCCGTTGAGGATACGGAGATGACCGACGAAGATATTCGCGCGGCTTTTGGCGATGTGGTGGCGGATTTGGTAGCTTCTCATACAGAAAATAAAACGTTATCGTGGGAAGAACGAAAAGCGCATACGATTGAACAAGTGCGCACTGGAAATGCAGAAGAAAAAGCCTTAATTGTGGCGGATAAATTAGATAATTTAACCTCTGTCAAATATGCGTTGAGCTCAGAAGGAAAGTCTGTCTGGGGCTATTTTAAACGTGGTTATGAACTGCAAAAATGGTACAATGAAGGGATTAAAAATAATATGGAATATGGTTTGAATCCATCTGAAATTCCGGCTTTCTTTGACGAGTATGCCCGGTTAGTTAAGTGGATTTTCAAGAAGTAAAATTTAAGTTGAAATATCTGTTAAATTAGGTAATTAGAATTAAAATGATAAGTTTTTAGAAAATAGATTTCTTTTTCCGAAAAACTGTTGTAAAATGAAAGCGTTATAAAACTTACGAGAAGGGAAGTTTTTTGAATGGTTTATGGAGCAATTGAAGCAGGTGG includes these proteins:
- a CDS encoding ABC transporter permease; protein product: MKKSKWGTIYLVLVFVILYAPIFYLIFYSFNKGGTMHNFSGFTLGYYKEVFQDTRLLIIVLNTFVIALLSSVIATIIGVCGALAIKFMPKPFAKNSLLSLNNVLIVSPDVIIGASFLIFFTILGVKLGFISVLVSHIAFSIPIVVLMILPKLQEMSPTLMDAARDLGASQWQVLSKVILPYIMPGVLAGFFMALTYSLDDFAVTFFVTGNGFSTLAVEIYSRARQGISLSINALSTLIFLFTIVLVIGYYFINQRNTSKNIRTGATKE
- a CDS encoding HD domain-containing protein, whose amino-acid sequence is MYEKARQMMIEAHNGQVRKITGEPYFSHPLNVARILRRAGFREEVVVAGLLHDAVEDTEMTDEDIRAAFGDVVADLVASHTENKTLSWEERKAHTIEQVRTGNAEEKALIVADKLDNLTSVKYALSSEGKSVWGYFKRGYELQKWYNEGIKNNMEYGLNPSEIPAFFDEYARLVKWIFKK
- a CDS encoding ABC transporter substrate-binding protein — protein: MKQLLKIFVPVIVVALLMMLLATTMNRSEGYAGSNTLTIYNWGDYIDPSLITKFEEETGIKVIYQTFDSNEAMMTKIEQGGTTFDIAVPSDYAISKMKEENLLIPLDHSKLPNEKYLDPRFMDLSFDDNNKYSMPYFWGTLGIIYNKEMFPDKNFDTWNALFDPELKNQILLIDGAREVMGLGLNSLGYSLNDTNKAHLQAARDKLETMTPNVKAIVGDEIKLLMADNEAGVAVTFSGEAAEMLSENEDLEYVIPKDGSNLWFDNMVIPKTAKNVDGAHKFINFMLKPENAAINAEYVGYATPNAKAVQLLPKEISSDERFYPDMDELNNLEVYDNLGKRMLSYYNELFLEFKMYRK
- a CDS encoding carbonic anhydrase yields the protein MTKEKVLWGYDEKTGPEMWGHICSDFEIAHTGKAQSPVNIEQADVVKLKPSTMKFYYKETDYTIRRIEQSVHVFPHDKEQGLRFNGEYYPLVSFHAHIPAEHLLDGYMYPIEWHFVHEKPDGTTLVMSAWMEIDNTNNVEFKDLPTYFPEVFADFETEREITLDVNEFMPEERVFYTYQGSRTTPPTVEGVTWIVLKNAKTLGQEDFTEFEKAIGNTSRPVQDLNGREITFYN